One genomic region from Kamptonema formosum PCC 6407 encodes:
- the pstA gene encoding phosphate ABC transporter permease PstA, which produces MKTAKSSLQKLKPSLWQRNLTSVTWGEYFLQTILGILACIPFFITTAIIAILIYETAIFFHQVPLTRFLTDTEWTPLFPNKTFGIMVLASGTLLTTAIAMTFAMPIGLLAAIYLSEYAPQTVRYILKPSLETLAGIPTVVYGYFALLFVTPLLQKIIPNLAGFSPLSAGLVTGVMIVPIISSLSEDAINSVPNKFREGAYALGLTKREVITKIVLPIAFPGIIASFTLAASRSLGETLIASIAAGQTPQFTLNPLEPVSTMTAFIIQLSLGDVPFNSLEFHIIFTVGMVIFLLTLTLNILSYWLVRNYRNQLSEVVVPSEIAEVQIVINSSSNTTGFDSQKKCIKPETFLPYFYQRNLLDQIFKTITIAATLVGILVLFLLFFDIGIDGFFRLDWEFITTFSSRKPEDSGIYAALIGTFWLLGLTAIFATPIGVGAAIYLEEYIPDNIFSQFLEINIANLAAMPSIIYGLLGLGVFVHALGFFTGESSILSASLTLSVIILPLLIIATRSALRTVPYSLREAGYATGMTRWQVLFYIVLPSSLPGILTGTLLSLSGAIGETAPLLAIGASAFITFTPPLSLEGLRSPFTSLPVQIFNWVSRPQADFQENAAAAIIVLIGILFLMNFAAIILRENNREK; this is translated from the coding sequence ATGAAAACCGCTAAATCGTCTCTTCAAAAACTTAAGCCTAGCCTTTGGCAACGAAATCTAACCTCAGTTACTTGGGGAGAGTATTTTTTACAAACAATTTTGGGAATACTTGCCTGCATTCCCTTCTTCATTACTACTGCTATTATTGCGATCTTAATTTATGAAACAGCAATTTTCTTTCATCAAGTACCCCTAACTAGATTCTTGACAGATACCGAGTGGACTCCTCTATTTCCTAACAAAACTTTCGGTATTATGGTACTTGCGAGTGGCACTCTTCTCACCACTGCGATCGCAATGACTTTTGCCATGCCCATAGGCTTACTAGCCGCCATTTACCTCAGTGAATATGCTCCCCAAACAGTCCGCTATATTCTCAAACCTAGTTTAGAAACTCTAGCAGGAATACCCACCGTAGTTTACGGCTATTTTGCTCTGCTATTTGTTACCCCTCTCCTGCAAAAAATCATTCCCAACCTCGCCGGCTTTAGTCCATTAAGCGCAGGTTTAGTCACAGGTGTGATGATTGTACCCATAATATCTTCTCTCAGTGAAGATGCAATTAATAGCGTACCAAACAAATTTCGCGAAGGAGCCTATGCTTTAGGTCTTACCAAACGAGAAGTAATCACAAAAATAGTTTTGCCAATAGCATTTCCCGGAATCATCGCCTCCTTTACCTTAGCAGCATCTCGCTCTTTAGGAGAAACTCTCATCGCCTCCATTGCAGCAGGACAAACCCCACAATTTACTCTCAATCCTTTAGAGCCAGTATCAACAATGACGGCATTTATTATCCAGCTTAGTTTGGGTGATGTACCTTTTAATTCCTTAGAATTTCATATCATTTTTACCGTAGGTATGGTAATATTTTTGCTAACTTTAACCCTCAACATTCTCAGTTATTGGCTAGTTCGCAACTACAGAAATCAACTCTCGGAAGTTGTAGTTCCCAGTGAAATAGCTGAAGTTCAGATCGTTATTAATAGTAGCTCAAACACAACTGGGTTTGATAGCCAAAAAAAATGTATTAAACCTGAAACTTTCCTCCCATATTTTTATCAGCGCAACTTATTAGACCAGATTTTCAAAACTATAACAATCGCAGCTACACTGGTCGGTATCCTCGTACTATTTTTATTATTTTTTGATATAGGTATAGATGGTTTTTTCCGCCTTGACTGGGAATTTATTACTACATTTTCCTCTAGAAAACCCGAAGATTCTGGTATTTATGCAGCGTTGATTGGAACCTTTTGGCTACTAGGATTAACCGCCATTTTTGCTACTCCAATTGGAGTAGGAGCAGCAATTTATTTAGAGGAATATATACCCGACAATATCTTTAGTCAATTTCTGGAAATTAACATTGCTAACTTAGCTGCAATGCCATCTATAATTTATGGCCTATTAGGTTTAGGAGTATTCGTTCATGCCTTGGGATTTTTCACAGGCGAGTCTAGCATATTGTCTGCTTCCCTAACTTTATCCGTGATTATTTTGCCTCTATTAATTATTGCCACTCGCTCAGCACTGCGTACAGTTCCTTACAGCTTGCGTGAGGCTGGCTACGCTACAGGAATGACGCGATGGCAAGTATTATTCTATATAGTTTTACCATCTTCCCTACCAGGTATTTTAACAGGAACCTTATTATCTCTTTCCGGTGCAATTGGCGAAACAGCACCGCTTCTTGCTATAGGAGCATCAGCTTTTATTACTTTTACTCCCCCTTTATCTTTAGAAGGGCTGCGAAGTCCTTTTACTTCACTTCCTGTTCAAATTTTCAACTGGGTTTCTCGGCCTCAAGCTGATTTTCAAGAAAATGCGGCAGCAGCAATTATTGTGCTAATAGGAATACTATTTTTAATGAATTTTGCTGCTATAATTTTACGTGAAAATAATCGCGAAAAATGA
- a CDS encoding sensor histidine kinase, with amino-acid sequence MYSKSILPNETILVVDDNSENIELLADLLSGVGYQVAIAKSGKAALECLEFLQPDIILLDVMMPEIDGFETCRQIKSNLANRDIPIIFMTALSDSVNKVKGLSMGAVDYITKPIEYEETLVRIRIQLQVRDSQKQLEKQTLELSEALEQLKKAQVQMVQNEKMSSLGQLVAGIAHEINNPVNFIHANLIPAEEYMRTLINFVELYQECYPQPHPKIQEWIEKVEMSYLQEDFPKLINSLKQGSERIRQIILSLRNFSRLDEAELKFVNIQDGIDNTLMLLQHRLRAHSHRPSIQVIKEYGELPVVECYPSELNQVFMNILSNAIDVLEERARQLSVAEINANPSRITIRTQLLSDRAVAIYIIDNGLGIDQNLGSKLFEPFFTTKPIGKGSGLGLSISYQIITKKHGGKISYNSEPGQGTEFAIEIPIKVF; translated from the coding sequence GTGTATTCTAAAAGTATACTTCCGAATGAAACCATTTTAGTAGTCGATGATAACTCTGAAAATATTGAATTGTTAGCTGATTTGCTGAGTGGCGTTGGTTATCAGGTGGCGATCGCAAAAAGTGGTAAAGCTGCACTAGAATGCTTAGAATTCTTACAGCCAGATATTATTCTGCTTGATGTGATGATGCCGGAAATTGATGGTTTTGAAACTTGCCGACAGATCAAATCAAACCTCGCCAACCGCGATATTCCTATCATTTTTATGACAGCTCTTTCTGACTCTGTAAACAAGGTTAAAGGACTCAGTATGGGAGCGGTAGATTACATTACCAAACCCATAGAGTACGAAGAGACACTGGTACGTATACGGATACAGTTGCAGGTGCGTGACTCCCAGAAGCAACTCGAAAAACAGACCCTAGAACTCTCTGAAGCTTTGGAGCAACTGAAAAAAGCCCAGGTACAGATGGTACAGAATGAAAAGATGTCTTCCCTTGGTCAATTAGTGGCGGGGATAGCGCACGAAATTAATAATCCTGTGAATTTTATTCACGCTAATCTGATCCCTGCGGAAGAATACATGAGGACTCTAATAAACTTTGTCGAATTATATCAAGAATGCTATCCTCAGCCTCACCCAAAAATCCAAGAATGGATAGAAAAGGTAGAGATGAGTTATTTGCAAGAGGATTTTCCCAAGTTGATTAATTCTCTTAAGCAAGGAAGCGAACGCATTCGCCAGATCATTCTGTCGCTGCGTAATTTCTCGCGTCTCGACGAAGCGGAACTCAAGTTTGTTAACATACAAGATGGTATTGATAATACGCTGATGCTCCTACAGCATCGCCTCAGAGCTCATTCCCATCGTCCCAGTATTCAGGTAATTAAGGAATACGGAGAGTTACCTGTGGTGGAATGCTATCCTAGTGAGTTAAATCAGGTGTTTATGAACATTCTTAGTAATGCCATTGATGTTTTGGAAGAACGCGCTCGACAGCTTAGTGTTGCTGAAATAAATGCGAATCCCAGTAGGATTACAATTCGCACTCAACTATTATCTGATCGAGCAGTTGCTATCTATATTATTGATAATGGTTTAGGGATTGACCAAAATTTAGGTTCCAAACTTTTTGAACCATTTTTTACTACTAAACCCATCGGCAAAGGCAGCGGACTCGGACTCTCAATCAGTTATCAAATTATTACTAAAAAGCATGGTGGTAAGATATCCTACAACAGTGAACCGGGACAGGGAACGGAGTTTGCGATCGAAATTCCCATCAAGGTTTTTTAA
- a CDS encoding PstS family phosphate ABC transporter substrate-binding protein, with amino-acid sequence MAAIAKKNQLKGLTVAGALALLAATVGFSVPAIQAQGQRTIKIDGSSTVYPVTEAVAEEFQKANRGVQVTVGVSGTGGGFKKFCRGETDISNASRPILKAEMQECASKGIKYMELPVAYDALTVVINPQNTWVKSLTVAELKKMWEPGAQGKINNWSQIRSGFPNAPLKLFGPGTASGTFDYFTEAIVGKSKSSRGDYTASEDDNVLVQGVTRDKNAIGYFGFAYYEENKGKLKAVPINSGKGAVLPSYQAVQNGTYTPLSRPLFIYVNAKSADKPEVKQFIEFYLKNGAKLAREVKYVALPAVAYTTAMGHFNKRRVGTIFGGEEAVGLTIEELLKREVR; translated from the coding sequence ATGGCAGCGATCGCAAAAAAAAATCAGCTTAAAGGCTTGACAGTAGCGGGTGCATTGGCATTGTTAGCTGCAACCGTCGGGTTCTCAGTACCGGCCATTCAAGCTCAAGGCCAAAGAACAATTAAAATAGATGGTTCCAGTACAGTCTATCCTGTTACCGAAGCAGTTGCCGAAGAATTCCAGAAAGCCAACAGGGGTGTGCAGGTAACGGTTGGTGTCTCAGGTACAGGCGGCGGCTTCAAAAAATTCTGTCGCGGCGAAACTGATATCTCCAACGCCTCCCGGCCGATTTTAAAAGCAGAGATGCAGGAATGCGCTAGCAAAGGCATTAAGTACATGGAATTGCCAGTTGCTTACGACGCTCTGACGGTAGTTATCAACCCCCAAAACACTTGGGTAAAAAGTCTGACAGTTGCCGAATTAAAGAAAATGTGGGAACCTGGAGCTCAGGGGAAAATCAACAATTGGAGCCAAATACGCTCAGGATTTCCTAATGCTCCTCTCAAACTTTTTGGCCCTGGTACTGCTTCTGGAACTTTCGACTATTTTACCGAAGCAATTGTCGGCAAATCTAAGTCTAGTCGCGGCGATTATACTGCCAGCGAAGATGATAATGTTTTAGTTCAGGGCGTTACTCGCGACAAAAACGCGATCGGCTACTTCGGTTTCGCTTATTACGAAGAGAACAAAGGCAAACTAAAAGCAGTGCCGATTAACAGCGGCAAAGGGGCGGTTTTGCCTTCTTATCAAGCAGTACAAAATGGTACTTATACTCCGCTTTCGCGCCCTCTATTTATCTATGTCAATGCTAAGTCAGCAGACAAACCAGAAGTCAAACAATTTATCGAGTTTTACCTAAAAAATGGCGCAAAACTGGCACGCGAGGTTAAGTATGTTGCCCTACCAGCAGTAGCTTACACAACTGCTATGGGTCATTTTAACAAGCGTCGTGTTGGCACTATCTTTGGGGGTGAAGAGGCTGTCGGCTTGACGATTGAAGAACTACTTAAGCGCGAAGTAAGATAG
- the pstC gene encoding phosphate ABC transporter permease subunit PstC, whose protein sequence is MTEKSLKFSKQTALSLKATRDVREGAIAFLLFLAAFSSVATTVAILIILVSESVGFFQKVSLIEFLTSKEWTPLFSEPHYGILPLVSGTLVITGVSMAVAIPLGTIIAIYLSEFASNRLREVIKPVLELLAGIPTVVYGYFAFLFVTPLLQKVLPDLPGFNMLSAGLVVGVMIIPFISSIGEDAMRSVPLYLREGAYAMGATRFYTATSVVFPAAFSGISSAYILAISRAIGLTMVPAIAAGMQPNYTWNPMEPGATIAAYIVQVSLGDLPHASIEYQTIFVAGLTLVLMTLVFNIVGHFLSKRYREIY, encoded by the coding sequence ATGACTGAAAAATCCTTAAAATTTTCCAAACAAACCGCCCTGTCCCTAAAAGCAACTAGGGATGTGCGAGAAGGTGCGATCGCTTTTCTATTATTCCTAGCAGCATTCTCCTCGGTAGCGACCACTGTTGCTATTTTAATTATCTTAGTTTCCGAGTCTGTAGGCTTTTTCCAAAAAGTTTCCTTGATAGAATTTCTCACTTCTAAAGAGTGGACACCATTGTTTTCTGAACCTCACTATGGGATTTTGCCCTTAGTTTCAGGGACTTTAGTAATTACAGGAGTGTCTATGGCTGTAGCGATACCATTAGGCACAATTATCGCTATTTATCTGAGTGAATTTGCATCAAATCGCTTGCGGGAAGTTATTAAGCCAGTCTTAGAATTATTGGCGGGAATTCCCACAGTAGTTTACGGATACTTTGCTTTTTTATTCGTCACACCGCTATTGCAGAAAGTCCTGCCAGACTTGCCTGGTTTTAATATGTTGAGCGCTGGATTGGTGGTAGGAGTAATGATTATTCCCTTCATCAGTTCCATCGGCGAAGACGCAATGCGTTCAGTCCCCCTGTATTTAAGAGAGGGTGCTTATGCAATGGGTGCAACACGGTTTTATACTGCAACTTCGGTAGTTTTTCCGGCTGCCTTTTCTGGAATTTCATCTGCTTATATTTTAGCTATTTCTCGTGCTATCGGCTTGACAATGGTACCCGCCATCGCCGCTGGTATGCAACCGAACTACACTTGGAATCCAATGGAACCGGGAGCGACAATAGCAGCTTACATTGTGCAAGTAAGTCTCGGTGATTTGCCACACGCCAGCATTGAATATCAAACCATTTTTGTAGCAGGACTAACTCTAGTGTTGATGACTTTAGTATTTAATATAGTCGGGCATTTCCTGAGCAAACGTTACCGCGAAATTTACTAA
- a CDS encoding PIN domain-containing protein — MQDSSSLPVTQKSVIISAISRHICETVVSIQQQHPELIAAKYRKTLWHRAESQSTLKEKLTAGFSQAADARSLLAIAKKYLQILLAPEFVNSPQFNRLFLEIHQLVSPTTQVLPSNNSAFLNLNSSNNNGSQPSPGIAILLLDAENLQIDIETEKLLEGICIYPIQIKVAFANWRSMGKKDAEFHERGYQLIHVPPGKDSADLKMATVGASIFVHYPTAKEILVCSSDQALTHLRNTLQAHGLTVHQVRKQGDYITILNSKTGKTQKYSLVSSPEIPPLEEFISQLKELIKAEQERTENQWVKLSRISALYQENYNLALSQVAATHLPGTKVRDIFLDYPTEFAIHKTSDSSQTYLTLFDVNEIAQPLSINSSPVKKDIVIPQSLNEINSIEELEIAIVNIVETLTATSTINYVFVSNVGSEFHRKYAKPITQMIKEFNLGNKFPKFLQSCSSLKLKKTAKGWQVGLVKS; from the coding sequence ATGCAAGATAGCTCCAGCTTGCCAGTGACTCAAAAATCGGTCATTATCAGCGCCATCAGCCGCCATATCTGCGAAACTGTCGTTTCTATCCAGCAGCAGCATCCTGAATTGATAGCAGCAAAATACAGGAAAACTCTCTGGCATAGAGCCGAGAGTCAATCTACCTTGAAGGAAAAATTGACAGCAGGGTTCTCTCAGGCGGCTGACGCGCGATCGCTACTGGCGATCGCGAAAAAATACCTGCAAATTTTATTAGCACCGGAATTCGTTAATTCTCCTCAATTCAACCGATTATTTCTAGAAATTCACCAGCTTGTCTCTCCAACAACACAAGTTTTACCATCAAATAACTCAGCTTTTTTAAATCTGAATTCGTCAAATAATAACGGTTCCCAGCCTTCTCCAGGTATCGCCATCTTGCTATTAGATGCTGAAAACTTACAGATAGATATCGAAACCGAAAAATTATTAGAGGGAATTTGTATCTATCCTATCCAAATCAAAGTTGCCTTTGCTAATTGGCGCAGTATGGGTAAGAAAGATGCAGAATTTCACGAACGCGGCTATCAATTAATTCACGTTCCCCCAGGAAAAGATAGTGCTGACTTGAAAATGGCTACTGTAGGAGCTTCTATTTTCGTACACTATCCCACTGCTAAAGAAATTTTAGTCTGTTCCTCCGACCAGGCTCTAACACATCTCCGCAATACGCTGCAAGCTCACGGATTAACTGTTCATCAAGTCCGCAAGCAGGGAGACTACATCACAATTTTAAATAGCAAGACTGGAAAAACTCAGAAATATTCTCTGGTCAGTTCCCCGGAAATTCCACCTCTAGAAGAATTTATCTCTCAGTTAAAAGAGTTAATTAAAGCTGAACAAGAACGCACAGAAAATCAATGGGTTAAGCTTTCTCGCATCTCCGCTTTGTATCAAGAAAATTATAATTTAGCACTCAGTCAAGTCGCAGCAACTCATCTGCCAGGAACTAAGGTTAGGGATATTTTTCTAGATTATCCGACCGAGTTTGCTATTCACAAAACCTCAGATAGTTCTCAAACTTATCTAACTTTATTCGATGTCAATGAGATCGCTCAACCATTATCTATTAACAGTTCGCCAGTTAAGAAAGATATTGTTATTCCTCAGAGTTTAAATGAGATTAATTCTATTGAAGAGCTGGAGATAGCGATTGTCAATATAGTTGAAACTTTAACAGCGACATCAACTATTAATTATGTCTTTGTTTCCAATGTCGGCAGTGAGTTTCACCGAAAATATGCTAAACCTATTACTCAAATGATTAAAGAATTTAATCTGGGCAACAAGTTTCCTAAATTTTTGCAGTCCTGTTCTTCTCTGAAGCTAAAAAAGACAGCCAAAGGTTGGCAAGTTGGACTGGTTAAATCCTAA
- the pstB gene encoding phosphate ABC transporter ATP-binding protein PstB: MQPDFESPTTQEVILRAEALSVSYNGSLALQGINIDIYKNQITGFIGPSGCGKSTLLRCFNRINELVKGAKVTGKISFYEQDIKDFNPVEIRRRIGMVFQKPNPFPKSIYENIALGLRINGYQGNIDELVENSLRQAALWDEVKDRLNKNALTLSGGQQQRLCIARALALQPEVLLMDEPCSALDPISTLRIEDLLHKLKQQYTIVIVTHNLQQASRVSDLVAFFNIKIQETNRIGELVEYASAPSIFLNPQHKTTLEYVGTYNRIDGLMN, from the coding sequence ATGCAACCAGATTTTGAATCGCCCACAACCCAGGAAGTTATTCTCCGAGCCGAAGCACTCTCCGTATCCTACAATGGATCGTTAGCTTTACAAGGGATAAACATTGACATTTATAAAAATCAAATTACTGGATTTATTGGGCCTTCTGGATGCGGAAAAAGCACATTGCTCCGGTGTTTTAATCGCATCAACGAGCTAGTGAAAGGCGCAAAAGTAACTGGAAAAATAAGCTTTTACGAACAAGATATAAAAGATTTCAATCCAGTTGAAATTCGCCGCCGCATCGGTATGGTCTTCCAAAAACCAAATCCTTTTCCCAAATCTATTTATGAAAATATTGCTTTGGGGCTTCGCATCAACGGTTATCAGGGAAATATTGATGAACTTGTAGAAAATTCTCTCCGCCAAGCAGCATTATGGGATGAAGTAAAAGATCGCCTGAATAAAAATGCTCTAACTTTATCAGGTGGCCAACAGCAGCGCCTCTGTATCGCGAGAGCATTAGCACTTCAACCAGAAGTTTTACTTATGGATGAACCATGTTCAGCTCTAGATCCCATTTCTACTTTGCGGATTGAAGATTTACTCCACAAACTGAAACAGCAATATACAATTGTCATCGTCACCCATAATTTACAGCAAGCATCTAGAGTCTCGGATTTAGTTGCTTTTTTTAACATCAAGATTCAAGAAACAAATCGAATTGGCGAACTTGTCGAGTATGCTTCAGCACCATCAATCTTTCTTAATCCCCAACATAAAACAACATTAGAATATGTTGGTACTTACAATCGGATTGATGGTTTGATGAATTGA
- the pstA gene encoding phosphate ABC transporter permease PstA: protein MSRENLQEIRQIISRAKLWDSIFAIVGLLSMLVGIITLLALTLDLAIDGVPRLSWQFFTSFPSRRAGEAGILSAWVGSTLVMFVTGLAAVPLGIASGIYLEEYARKNWIADLIEINVTNLAGVPSIVYGLLALGLFVYKLNLGQSILTAGLTLALLILPVVIVTTREAIRAIPNSIREAAYAVGASKWQMIWNHILPYSAGSIMTGVIVGLSRAIGETAPLITIGALTFIAFLPDSPFQAEFPFFSFKWLMSPFTIMPIQMFNWVSRPQAEFQINAAAAGLVLMAMTLAMNALAIYLRYRFRKNIKW from the coding sequence ATGTCAAGAGAAAATCTACAAGAAATTCGACAAATTATTAGCCGTGCTAAGCTATGGGACAGCATATTTGCTATAGTAGGTTTACTATCAATGTTAGTAGGAATCATTACCCTATTAGCCTTGACACTTGACTTAGCAATAGATGGTGTACCGCGTCTTTCCTGGCAATTCTTTACATCATTTCCCTCCCGCCGCGCTGGGGAAGCTGGCATTCTTTCCGCTTGGGTAGGATCGACTCTAGTAATGTTCGTAACTGGTTTAGCAGCAGTTCCCTTGGGTATAGCATCCGGTATTTATCTAGAAGAATATGCTCGCAAAAATTGGATCGCTGATTTAATCGAAATTAATGTTACTAACTTAGCTGGCGTTCCCTCAATTGTCTATGGACTTTTAGCTCTAGGTTTGTTTGTTTACAAATTAAATTTGGGGCAGAGTATTCTCACCGCAGGATTGACTTTAGCACTGCTAATTTTGCCAGTAGTAATTGTCACCACCCGCGAAGCTATCCGCGCAATTCCTAACAGTATCCGCGAAGCTGCCTATGCAGTTGGTGCTAGCAAGTGGCAAATGATTTGGAATCATATTTTGCCCTATTCTGCTGGTAGTATTATGACAGGAGTAATTGTGGGTTTATCCCGTGCAATTGGCGAAACCGCACCTTTAATTACAATTGGGGCTTTGACATTTATTGCCTTTTTACCCGATTCTCCATTTCAAGCAGAGTTTCCTTTCTTTTCCTTTAAATGGCTGATGTCTCCCTTTACAATCATGCCCATCCAGATGTTTAATTGGGTATCGCGCCCCCAAGCAGAATTTCAAATCAATGCTGCGGCGGCGGGGCTGGTTTTAATGGCTATGACACTGGCTATGAATGCCTTAGCAATTTATCTACGCTATCGTTTCCGTAAAAATATCAAATGGTAG
- a CDS encoding UbiD family decarboxylase, protein MARDLRGFLKILEERGQLRRIQALVDPDLEIAEISNRMLQQGGPGLLFENVKGSAFPVAINLLGTEERVCWAMNMSKPAELEELGKKLGMLQQPKPPKKISQAIEFGKILFDVIKAKPGRDFFPACQQVIIEGNGLDLNKIPMIRPYSGDAGKIITLGLVITKDCETGTPNVGVYRLQLQSPNTMTVHWLSVRGGARHLRKAAQAGKKLEIAIALGVDPLIIMAAATPIPVDLSEWLFAGLYGGSGVQLAKCKTLDLEVPADSEFVLEGTITPGEVLPDGPFGDHMGYYGGVEDSPLIRFHCMTHRKDPIYLTTFSGRPPKEEAMMAIALNRIYTPILRQQVSEIVDFFLPMEALSYKAAIISIDKAYPGQARRAALAFWSALPQFTYTKFVIVVDKSINIRDPRQVVWAISSKVDPSRDVFILPNTPFDTLDFASEKIGLGGRMGIDATTKMPPETDHEWGEALESDADVAAMVERRWAEYGLADLNLGEVDPNLFGYEMK, encoded by the coding sequence ATGGCAAGAGACTTACGGGGATTCCTAAAAATCTTGGAAGAAAGAGGGCAATTGCGGCGGATTCAGGCTTTGGTTGACCCCGATTTGGAGATCGCAGAGATTTCTAACCGGATGCTGCAACAGGGCGGCCCTGGGTTGCTGTTTGAGAATGTCAAAGGATCGGCTTTTCCGGTGGCGATTAACCTGTTGGGGACAGAGGAACGGGTTTGCTGGGCAATGAATATGTCAAAGCCTGCGGAATTGGAGGAATTGGGCAAAAAATTGGGGATGCTGCAACAGCCTAAGCCCCCTAAGAAAATTTCCCAAGCAATAGAGTTTGGGAAGATACTTTTTGACGTGATCAAAGCTAAACCGGGGCGCGATTTTTTCCCAGCTTGTCAACAGGTTATAATTGAGGGTAATGGGCTGGATTTGAATAAAATTCCGATGATTCGCCCTTATTCAGGCGATGCTGGGAAAATTATCACCCTGGGTTTAGTAATTACGAAGGATTGCGAGACGGGTACGCCGAATGTGGGGGTGTATCGGTTGCAGTTGCAGTCGCCTAATACGATGACAGTTCATTGGCTATCTGTACGCGGTGGGGCGCGACATTTGCGGAAGGCGGCGCAGGCTGGGAAAAAGTTAGAAATTGCGATCGCGCTTGGTGTCGATCCCCTGATTATTATGGCCGCTGCTACACCGATCCCGGTTGATTTATCGGAATGGTTATTTGCCGGACTTTATGGTGGTTCTGGGGTGCAGTTGGCAAAGTGTAAAACGCTGGATTTAGAAGTACCTGCTGACTCGGAATTTGTGTTAGAAGGAACGATTACACCAGGGGAAGTTTTACCCGATGGCCCCTTTGGGGATCACATGGGATATTACGGCGGGGTGGAGGATTCGCCACTGATTCGGTTCCACTGCATGACTCATAGGAAAGATCCTATTTATTTGACTACTTTTAGCGGTCGGCCGCCGAAGGAAGAGGCGATGATGGCGATCGCGCTTAATCGGATTTATACTCCAATTTTACGGCAGCAAGTGTCAGAAATTGTAGACTTTTTCTTGCCAATGGAAGCGCTGAGTTATAAAGCGGCGATTATTTCCATTGATAAAGCTTATCCAGGTCAAGCGCGGCGTGCAGCCTTGGCTTTTTGGAGTGCTTTACCGCAGTTTACTTACACTAAGTTTGTGATTGTGGTAGATAAAAGTATCAACATTCGCGATCCGCGTCAAGTAGTCTGGGCAATTAGTTCTAAAGTTGACCCTTCACGCGATGTTTTTATTCTACCCAATACGCCCTTTGACACTTTGGATTTTGCCAGTGAAAAGATTGGTTTAGGAGGAAGAATGGGGATTGATGCCACTACTAAGATGCCGCCAGAAACTGACCATGAATGGGGGGAAGCTCTGGAGTCGGATGCTGATGTGGCGGCTATGGTTGAGCGTCGCTGGGCTGAGTATGGTTTGGCTGATTTGAATTTGGGAGAAGTCGATCCGAATTTGTTTGGATATGAAATGAAGTAA
- the pstB gene encoding phosphate ABC transporter ATP-binding protein PstB: protein MVEKIETVHSFSSSIQPKAEVRNLNFYYGSLQALKNINLVVADRQVTALIGPSGCGKTTLLRCFNRMHDLYPGNRYEGEILLDSDEINILSLRVDPIEVRMRISMVFQKPNPFPKSIYENVVYGLRVRGQTQRSLMDEKMEKALREAALWDEVKDRLNDLAFNLSGGQQQRLCIARALATEPEIILFDEPTSALDPIATASIEGLISELKEKVTILIVTHNMQQAARISDYTAFMYLGEIVEFDRTKTIFNSASKKQTKEYVEGRFG from the coding sequence ATGGTAGAAAAAATCGAAACTGTACACTCTTTCTCAAGCAGCATACAGCCAAAAGCTGAAGTAAGAAACCTCAATTTTTACTACGGTTCATTACAGGCCCTTAAAAACATCAACCTAGTAGTTGCTGACAGACAGGTAACGGCGTTAATTGGCCCATCAGGCTGCGGCAAAACTACCCTCTTGCGGTGTTTTAATCGGATGCACGACCTCTACCCAGGGAATCGCTATGAAGGAGAAATTTTATTAGATTCAGATGAGATTAATATCCTTAGTCTGCGGGTAGATCCTATTGAAGTACGGATGCGGATAAGTATGGTATTTCAGAAGCCTAATCCTTTTCCTAAATCAATTTATGAAAATGTAGTTTATGGATTGCGGGTGCGGGGTCAAACGCAGCGTAGCTTAATGGATGAAAAGATGGAAAAAGCTCTACGAGAAGCTGCTTTATGGGATGAAGTCAAAGACAGATTAAATGATTTAGCGTTCAATCTTTCAGGGGGACAACAACAGCGTTTGTGTATTGCCCGCGCTTTGGCAACGGAGCCTGAAATAATTTTATTTGACGAGCCAACTTCTGCCTTAGACCCGATTGCTACTGCTAGTATTGAAGGGCTAATTAGCGAGTTGAAGGAAAAAGTAACTATTCTGATTGTGACTCACAATATGCAGCAAGCTGCACGGATTTCTGACTATACAGCTTTCATGTATTTGGGCGAAATCGTCGAGTTCGATCGCACTAAGACAATTTTTAATAGTGCTTCCAAGAAACAGACAAAAGAATATGTAGAGGGAAGATTTGGATAA